In a single window of the Bacillus clarus genome:
- a CDS encoding YxiF family protein, giving the protein MSNVDKNRMEILKRKVKRNADRKELINELSNIVAISMESFMDAESNDLFCKELYSKLEKNSDIKILGDTNYKENIKLSINLLKETVKAIKFPANQGRLFFSRGGKLEAVKLNITEVFDNLEALSTISRFLTGYADFVLVGDDLEFGVCIETTEYHYEFSMWGITTV; this is encoded by the coding sequence TTGAGTAATGTGGATAAAAATCGAATGGAAATTCTTAAAAGAAAGGTTAAAAGAAACGCTGATAGAAAAGAACTTATAAACGAACTTTCTAATATAGTTGCAATTTCTATGGAGTCATTTATGGATGCAGAATCTAATGATTTATTTTGTAAAGAATTATATAGTAAGCTAGAAAAAAATTCAGACATAAAAATTTTGGGCGACACAAATTATAAAGAAAATATCAAGCTATCAATAAACCTATTGAAAGAAACAGTTAAAGCTATTAAATTTCCAGCTAATCAAGGAAGACTATTTTTCTCTAGAGGAGGCAAACTTGAAGCAGTTAAGCTGAACATTACTGAAGTATTTGACAATTTAGAAGCGCTATCAACTATATCAAGATTTCTAACTGGGTATGCAGATTTTGTATTAGTTGGGGATGATTTAGAATTCGGAGTATGTATTGAGACTACAGAATATCATTACGAATTTAGTATGTGGGGAATAACAACAGTTTAA
- a CDS encoding MgtC/SapB family protein, translating into MGLNLDFIIRIGVAGLLGAIIGIEREIRSKEAGLKTHFLVAVGSALIMVVSKYAFFDIMSEEHMALDPSRIAAQVVSGIGFLGAGTIIIQKQAVKGLTTAAGLWATAGIGLAIGAGMYVVGIGATILVLIGLEIVSRIFRVQFLFSQNMTVQMCINKHEAIQEMLETMRVKGIPILSYEVEVSQQEAETIYKVRIQVKHVSSDEKNACIQHLQSLPHVTFIQIKS; encoded by the coding sequence GTGGGTTTAAATCTTGACTTTATTATACGAATAGGTGTTGCAGGTTTATTAGGAGCGATAATCGGGATTGAAAGGGAAATTCGTTCAAAGGAGGCAGGATTAAAAACGCATTTTCTTGTAGCGGTAGGCAGTGCCTTAATAATGGTTGTTTCAAAATATGCTTTTTTCGATATTATGTCTGAGGAACATATGGCTCTTGATCCGAGCCGTATTGCGGCGCAGGTTGTTAGTGGGATAGGATTTTTAGGCGCGGGTACAATTATTATTCAAAAGCAGGCGGTTAAAGGATTAACGACAGCGGCTGGTTTATGGGCAACTGCAGGAATTGGATTAGCAATTGGAGCAGGAATGTATGTAGTAGGGATAGGGGCGACGATTCTCGTTTTAATTGGTTTAGAGATTGTAAGTCGCATTTTCAGAGTCCAATTTCTTTTTTCGCAAAATATGACAGTGCAAATGTGTATAAATAAACATGAGGCGATTCAAGAAATGTTAGAAACGATGCGAGTAAAAGGTATTCCAATACTCTCTTATGAAGTGGAGGTTTCACAGCAAGAAGCAGAAACTATATATAAAGTGAGAATACAAGTAAAGCATGTATCATCGGACGAAAAAAATGCATGCATTCAGCATTTGCAATCGTTACCACATGTTACGTTTATTCAGATAAAATCATAA
- a CDS encoding VOC family protein gives MIHIHPKTRIGNVEFKVKDLERQIAFYENVVGLEVIKQEGNRAYLAGKDGKHTLLVLEKLEDGVLQEPRTTGIYHVAFLVPTREAFASALFGVIRNKKVIDSPIEQEGRYTYSNEILPISRFNSASDHTYSEAFYLQDLEGNGIEIYSDRPRDQWGEGPGGSTPLDLKELATLVDYEFNGLPAETIVGHVHLRITDVEKSHEFYVETVGFEVQQREEDCLFISAGGYHHHIGTNTWNGVNNPHPPAHATGLKVYTIVLPHKEALDEVKERLAEKHHELNETVNGFTVVDPSGITVQFEIEAV, from the coding sequence ATGATACACATTCATCCAAAAACACGTATTGGGAATGTAGAATTTAAGGTGAAAGACTTAGAGCGTCAAATTGCTTTTTATGAGAATGTAGTAGGATTAGAAGTAATTAAGCAAGAGGGAAATAGAGCGTATTTAGCTGGGAAAGATGGAAAGCACACGCTATTAGTTCTTGAAAAGTTAGAGGATGGCGTTTTGCAAGAACCACGTACAACAGGAATATATCACGTTGCTTTTTTAGTTCCAACTCGTGAGGCGTTTGCATCTGCGCTATTTGGGGTAATCCGTAATAAAAAAGTAATTGATAGTCCGATTGAGCAAGAAGGACGTTATACATATTCCAATGAAATTTTACCAATTTCACGTTTTAATAGTGCAAGTGATCACACGTATAGTGAAGCATTTTACTTACAAGATTTAGAGGGAAATGGCATTGAAATCTATTCAGACCGTCCGCGTGATCAATGGGGAGAAGGACCAGGAGGAAGTACACCATTAGATTTAAAAGAATTGGCAACACTTGTTGATTATGAGTTTAATGGATTACCAGCTGAAACTATCGTTGGACACGTTCATTTACGTATAACTGATGTAGAAAAATCTCATGAGTTTTATGTAGAAACAGTAGGATTTGAAGTACAACAGCGTGAAGAAGATTGCTTATTTATTTCAGCGGGTGGATATCATCATCATATTGGTACAAATACGTGGAACGGGGTAAATAATCCGCATCCACCAGCACATGCAACTGGACTGAAAGTATATACGATTGTATTACCGCATAAAGAGGCATTAGATGAAGTGAAAGAAAGGTTAGCAGAAAAACATCATGAATTAAATGAAACAGTGAATGGATTTACTGTAGTAGATCCGAGTGGTATTACAGTGCAGTTTGAAATAGAAGCAGTATAA
- a CDS encoding DUF3900 domain-containing protein encodes MDFEINFLSFYVVQIEGKGEQVDKRYKHFQTLDAEEYEDSSLKEFLNGELLKISKRKVERHAKTEQAPTKIGRFIVEAGHELDSNPHYNLFNRIRFAETKENFKDTSEPLVYTYIDTSAVRGGVFLIAQAKLRKYFDDPFVFVMKCDFEPKVASISDEATLIRNVEMAITTKNMKSIQYPYMPEEGIVEVGELKIHQASHARYFEDFLKFVEYERSMPEIMKTQVMGMVYDQIEDIFEEGTEEREQFDQAMEVWAASPKREIMEQFSTEEVMEATAQIVEHAPEVELKLKADHIGIKSLLSDFGESVHITKVNGRYVLMIEADTLTFEQGFSPIEFLKPDELHEVVEKIIKKSSDSHGY; translated from the coding sequence ATGGATTTTGAAATAAATTTTCTATCCTTTTATGTTGTACAAATAGAAGGAAAAGGCGAACAAGTCGATAAACGTTATAAACATTTTCAAACATTAGATGCTGAAGAATATGAAGACAGCTCTTTAAAAGAATTTTTAAATGGTGAATTATTAAAAATATCGAAGCGAAAAGTAGAACGACATGCAAAAACAGAACAAGCTCCAACGAAAATTGGTCGCTTTATCGTCGAAGCTGGACACGAATTAGATTCAAACCCTCATTACAATTTGTTCAATCGTATTCGCTTTGCAGAAACGAAAGAGAACTTCAAAGATACGAGTGAGCCTCTCGTTTATACATATATCGATACGAGTGCTGTACGTGGTGGTGTATTCCTAATTGCTCAAGCAAAACTACGCAAATACTTTGATGATCCATTCGTATTCGTTATGAAATGTGATTTCGAACCGAAAGTCGCTTCTATCTCTGATGAAGCAACTCTAATTCGTAACGTTGAAATGGCAATTACAACAAAAAACATGAAATCCATCCAATACCCTTATATGCCAGAAGAAGGCATTGTAGAAGTAGGCGAATTAAAAATACACCAAGCATCACACGCCCGCTACTTCGAAGACTTCTTAAAATTCGTTGAATATGAGCGCTCTATGCCAGAAATTATGAAGACGCAAGTTATGGGCATGGTATACGACCAAATTGAAGACATCTTTGAAGAAGGTACGGAAGAACGTGAACAATTCGACCAAGCAATGGAAGTATGGGCCGCAAGTCCAAAGCGTGAAATTATGGAACAGTTTTCAACAGAAGAAGTAATGGAAGCAACTGCGCAAATTGTGGAGCATGCACCAGAGGTTGAATTAAAATTAAAAGCAGATCATATCGGAATCAAGAGTTTATTATCCGACTTCGGTGAATCTGTACACATTACTAAAGTTAACGGACGTTACGTTTTAATGATAGAAGCTGACACTTTAACTTTCGAACAAGGTTTTTCGCCTATAGAATTTCTTAAACCTGACGAGTTACATGAGGTTGTTGAAAAGATTATTAAAAAGTCCTCTGATTCGCATGGTTACTAA
- a CDS encoding GNAT family N-acetyltransferase — MIVLETERLTLRWFDIKDAPFILDLLNDPVWIQFIGDKGVRNLEDAKNYIVNGPLAMYKQIGFGLYLVERKEDLTPLGMCGLIKRDSLEDVDIGFAFLERFRSKGYGYESASAVMEYGQSKLGLKRIVAITSIDNHDSGKLLEKVGLRFEKIISGSGEDLKLFGYNASVL; from the coding sequence TTGATAGTTCTTGAAACGGAACGACTCACTCTTCGCTGGTTCGATATAAAAGATGCTCCTTTTATACTCGATTTATTAAATGATCCTGTATGGATACAATTTATCGGTGATAAAGGAGTTAGAAACTTAGAAGACGCAAAAAATTATATTGTAAACGGACCACTCGCTATGTATAAACAAATAGGATTTGGTCTTTACCTAGTAGAACGAAAAGAAGATCTCACTCCACTTGGTATGTGCGGTCTTATTAAACGGGATTCATTAGAAGATGTTGATATCGGCTTTGCCTTTTTAGAAAGATTCCGTTCAAAAGGATATGGCTATGAATCAGCTTCTGCGGTAATGGAATACGGACAAAGTAAGCTAGGACTTAAGCGAATTGTAGCAATTACTTCTATAGATAACCATGATTCAGGAAAGCTTTTAGAAAAAGTAGGATTGCGATTCGAAAAGATTATTTCAGGATCAGGAGAAGATCTAAAATTATTCGGATATAACGCCTCTGTATTATAA
- a CDS encoding GNAT family N-acetyltransferase — MNVSLLTPTIELQEEYLDFYKEWKDSGETMIPWVISKDPSNFPGMVQELLDAKEGKNIPKTWVPDSTYWLVTNEKRIVGAVNIRHSLTEHLFNAGGHIGYGIRPSERKKGYATILLALSLEKTKELSITKVLVVCDEWNTASEKTILHNGGLRDKDFIEEGGNVVRRYWIEL, encoded by the coding sequence ATGAATGTCTCTTTACTTACACCTACTATTGAGTTGCAAGAAGAATACTTAGATTTTTATAAAGAATGGAAAGATAGCGGTGAAACGATGATTCCGTGGGTTATTTCAAAAGACCCTTCTAATTTCCCAGGAATGGTTCAAGAATTACTTGATGCAAAAGAAGGCAAGAATATCCCTAAAACATGGGTACCTGATTCTACTTATTGGCTTGTTACAAATGAAAAAAGAATCGTTGGAGCTGTAAATATTCGCCATAGTTTAACTGAGCATTTATTCAATGCTGGAGGACATATCGGTTATGGAATTCGTCCTTCTGAAAGAAAAAAAGGCTATGCTACAATACTTCTCGCTTTATCATTAGAAAAAACGAAAGAATTAAGTATTACAAAGGTTCTTGTCGTTTGCGATGAATGGAATACAGCTTCTGAGAAAACGATTTTACATAACGGTGGTCTCCGTGATAAAGATTTTATTGAGGAAGGCGGTAATGTTGTAAGAAGGTATTGGATTGAACTATGA
- a CDS encoding VanW family protein yields the protein MLRKVHSIVIGALCIGVVSGCGTKVSDVALVSDIGGHTVEAKTEVNDNISLVDARTGTEVKKLDLSSLGYFEDEDKFKKSVTKVASEVGKSVDKKMVPSRIAADGTWQEGKPSYELMEKELVDKLLNVGMWDATYQLPIVEKKPAATPNDAQGSGTVIGRYETNLGGSTGGRIENIRLSASSVNGVVLAKGDRFSFNALIGDTTPDKGYQLGKEIVDGKLVDGYGGGVCQTSSTLFNAADQAGLKMVERTTHSKTVGYVPQGRDATIAYPYLDLVFENTNDAPVKLFMSIQGGKLVAEVHKMR from the coding sequence TTGTTGCGTAAGGTACATAGTATAGTAATTGGGGCACTATGCATAGGTGTAGTGAGTGGATGTGGTACAAAAGTGAGTGATGTTGCGTTAGTAAGTGATATAGGCGGACATACTGTAGAGGCAAAGACAGAGGTGAACGATAACATCAGCTTAGTTGACGCTAGAACTGGAACTGAAGTGAAAAAGCTAGATTTATCGAGCTTAGGTTATTTTGAAGATGAAGATAAATTTAAAAAATCCGTAACAAAAGTTGCGAGTGAAGTAGGGAAAAGTGTTGATAAAAAAATGGTTCCTTCACGTATAGCGGCGGATGGAACATGGCAAGAAGGAAAACCTTCTTATGAATTAATGGAAAAAGAATTGGTAGATAAGCTATTGAATGTTGGGATGTGGGATGCTACGTACCAATTACCAATCGTTGAGAAAAAACCAGCAGCGACGCCTAATGATGCTCAAGGAAGCGGAACTGTAATTGGTAGATATGAAACGAATTTAGGTGGTTCGACAGGTGGACGAATTGAAAATATTCGCTTGTCTGCTAGTAGTGTTAATGGAGTTGTTTTAGCAAAGGGAGATCGTTTTTCTTTTAATGCTTTAATTGGAGATACAACACCTGATAAAGGATACCAACTAGGAAAAGAAATTGTGGATGGTAAATTAGTAGATGGTTATGGTGGTGGAGTTTGTCAAACATCATCTACTCTATTTAATGCAGCAGATCAAGCTGGTCTGAAAATGGTAGAGAGAACAACACACTCTAAAACAGTAGGATATGTTCCGCAGGGAAGGGATGCTACAATTGCATACCCATACTTAGATTTAGTATTTGAAAACACAAATGATGCACCTGTTAAGTTATTTATGAGCATACAAGGTGGAAAATTAGTCGCTGAAGTACATAAAATGAGATAA